In Aquiflexum balticum DSM 16537, a single genomic region encodes these proteins:
- a CDS encoding DEAD/DEAH box helicase → MRLKHYQEKVLKELKEYLSALADAKKEFEEIAELKPHLAKHINFPKEAWEKSTGRLVYSSKTNGLDEPLPDIYFKVPTGGGKTLVACHAIDNIQKTYLNKQTGLILWIVPSTQIYRQTISALKNREHPYRQVLDISSGGRTLIKEKTEIFNRLDVEENLVVLMLMLPSANRQNKETLKVFRDQGGFTDFFPREDDFEGHKKLKELIPNLDCFTTEMEVFGTQIKTSLGNTLKVLRPLVVIDEGHRAYGELARNTVRNFNPSFILELSATPPPNSNELVKITGRELHEEEMIKLDIHLTNKTSLDWQDTLLASFEKRNDLEKKAKEYEGNTGEYIRPICLIQVERTGKDQKDKKFIHAEDAKEYLIKKCNVPESHIAIKSSEKDDIEGIDLFANDCEIRYIITKQALQEGWDCSFAYVLTVLTNPSSATGITQLVGRILRQPFARKTKIKDLDECYVYTFRQNAKSLVSEIKKGLEDEGLGDIAGRIVSDDAGTDTGGLKDRVMQYRSGFKKFEGKIYLPKFVIQEKESWRDMNFEIDILSEIDWESINIDEIKNLSLQNKRNKEQEIALGLSDEEKELLKETGREEKSGTLEIDEVFLTRQITEIIPNPWHCFQIGEKAIKLLLEKYEREIVAANFVFIIEELKKILEKERNRLSEQVFRKMVADKKLCFFLITDKGGFELPSRIKVKSNKQLVRNDNTPIQKSLFDYVPEENINDLEKSVAIYLDEQEKLLWWYRNMSRQDYHIQGWKRNKIYPDFLAADKQEEKDDYGTVYVLETKGIHLKNEDTKYKQDVFALCNELGAKKAWKELFDEFPDHDFEFQVVFEDEWQNKINELME, encoded by the coding sequence ATGAGACTAAAGCACTATCAAGAAAAAGTTTTAAAGGAACTCAAAGAATATTTGAGTGCTTTGGCTGATGCTAAAAAAGAGTTTGAGGAAATTGCCGAACTCAAACCGCATTTGGCAAAGCATATTAATTTTCCGAAAGAGGCTTGGGAAAAATCAACAGGTCGTTTGGTTTACAGTTCTAAAACCAACGGATTAGACGAGCCATTGCCCGATATTTATTTCAAAGTGCCAACAGGTGGAGGTAAAACATTGGTGGCTTGCCACGCTATTGATAATATCCAAAAAACATATCTCAACAAGCAAACAGGATTGATTTTGTGGATTGTTCCCTCTACACAAATTTATCGTCAAACCATTTCTGCATTAAAAAACCGAGAGCATCCATACCGTCAGGTTTTGGATATTTCAAGCGGTGGCAGAACGCTTATCAAGGAAAAAACAGAGATATTTAATCGCCTTGATGTTGAAGAAAACTTGGTGGTTTTAATGCTGATGCTTCCTTCTGCCAACCGTCAAAACAAAGAAACGCTAAAGGTTTTCAGAGACCAAGGCGGATTTACTGACTTTTTCCCTCGTGAAGATGATTTTGAAGGACACAAGAAATTAAAAGAATTGATTCCGAATTTGGATTGCTTCACTACTGAAATGGAAGTATTCGGAACGCAAATAAAAACTTCTCTTGGAAACACATTAAAAGTATTGCGTCCGCTTGTGGTAATTGACGAAGGACACAGGGCTTATGGAGAATTGGCAAGAAATACCGTTAGAAATTTCAATCCTTCATTTATTCTTGAATTATCGGCAACACCCCCACCCAACAGCAACGAGTTGGTAAAAATTACAGGTCGGGAACTGCACGAAGAAGAAATGATAAAGTTGGATATTCACCTAACCAACAAAACAAGTTTAGATTGGCAAGACACTTTATTGGCAAGTTTTGAAAAGCGAAACGATTTAGAGAAAAAAGCCAAAGAATACGAAGGAAACACAGGTGAATATATTCGTCCAATTTGCTTGATTCAGGTTGAAAGAACAGGAAAAGACCAAAAAGATAAAAAGTTTATTCACGCAGAAGATGCCAAAGAATATTTAATCAAAAAATGCAATGTTCCCGAAAGCCATATTGCGATAAAGTCAAGTGAAAAAGACGATATTGAAGGTATTGACTTATTCGCAAATGATTGTGAGATACGTTATATCATAACCAAACAGGCATTACAAGAGGGTTGGGATTGTTCTTTTGCTTATGTGCTTACAGTGCTTACCAATCCGTCATCAGCAACAGGAATTACACAATTAGTCGGAAGGATTTTAAGACAGCCCTTTGCACGAAAAACCAAAATCAAAGATTTGGACGAGTGTTATGTTTATACTTTCAGACAAAATGCCAAATCCTTGGTAAGTGAAATTAAAAAAGGGTTGGAAGATGAAGGATTGGGCGATATAGCAGGCAGAATTGTAAGTGATGATGCAGGAACAGACACAGGCGGTTTAAAAGACCGTGTAATGCAATATCGTTCGGGCTTTAAAAAGTTTGAAGGAAAAATATACTTGCCAAAATTCGTCATTCAGGAAAAAGAAAGTTGGCGGGATATGAATTTTGAAATTGATATTCTCAGCGAAATTGATTGGGAAAGTATCAATATTGATGAAATCAAAAATCTTTCACTTCAAAATAAGCGAAACAAAGAACAGGAAATTGCTTTAGGCTTGAGTGATGAAGAAAAGGAGTTGCTAAAAGAAACGGGCAGAGAAGAAAAATCAGGCACATTAGAAATTGACGAAGTATTTCTGACAAGACAGATAACGGAAATCATTCCTAATCCTTGGCATTGTTTTCAAATCGGAGAAAAGGCTATTAAACTTCTTTTGGAAAAATACGAGCGTGAAATAGTTGCAGCCAATTTTGTTTTCATCATTGAAGAACTCAAAAAGATTTTAGAGAAAGAACGAAACCGTTTATCAGAACAGGTTTTCAGAAAAATGGTTGCCGACAAAAAATTATGTTTCTTCCTGATTACAGATAAAGGAGGTTTTGAATTACCATCAAGAATAAAAGTAAAGAGCAACAAACAGTTGGTGCGTAATGACAATACACCAATTCAAAAATCATTGTTCGACTATGTTCCCGAAGAAAACATCAACGACCTTGAAAAATCGGTTGCCATTTACCTTGACGAGCAAGAAAAATTATTGTGGTGGTATCGCAATATGAGCCGACAGGACTACCACATTCAAGGTTGGAAACGAAACAAAATCTATCCTGACTTTCTTGCAGCAGACAAGCAAGAAGAAAAAGACGATTACGGAACTGTGTATGTTTTGGAAACAAAAGGAATCCACCTTAAAAATGAGGACACCAAATACAAACAAGACGTATTTGCACTTTGCAATGAATTGGGAGCAAAGAAAGCTTGGAAAGAACTCTTTGATGAATTTCCAGACCACGACTTTGAATTTCAAGTAGTATTTGAGGACGAGTGGCAAAATAAGATTAACGAACTAATGGAATAA
- a CDS encoding ATP-binding protein, translating into MLQENIGIGKIVKIDGLNITIEIAREQDIRKILLQWNIKDYLVSIHKYVFAFLPNNKKIIARITKVFDKDLFKTDNIYDKEHPKYLIEANLTAIYDDFTDKLDTGINTFPIIGTEVFVLDNKVYKQLLTVTSDYKLEIGQSFVDDSLKVTANPDILFGKHLGVFGNTGTGKSCTVASIIQGLKRRVYDKNNAKISVNPKVIIFDANNEYRKAFENTEFTVKYISKTEIKLPHSALSMSEYIQFFEASSGVQAPVLTEAIEGLKGKKDFFDLDKLCPKIENIVTEKAEGNNFSYSQWRGWVSTMLNRINRVTANVELQDIINSEENIVDNILDSDDEITIIEADFDRKELDILIFIFSKLLYRRAVRDKGKKNIVVVFEEAHRYINESDTEDYSLGNYYIERLAREGRKFCLSLIISSQRPSELSKTVLSQCNSFIIHRITNRNDLEFVSKVVRADNVELLKVIPGLERQYAITTGEAFSYSDIVKIANADPVTDSKDPEVIGNWSTPENIVAEATQKIIVNE; encoded by the coding sequence ATGTTACAGGAAAATATAGGCATAGGTAAAATTGTAAAGATTGATGGTTTAAACATTACAATCGAGATTGCCCGTGAGCAAGACATTAGAAAAATATTATTGCAATGGAACATCAAAGATTATTTGGTATCTATTCATAAATATGTTTTTGCTTTTCTTCCGAACAACAAAAAAATAATTGCACGAATAACGAAAGTATTTGACAAAGACCTTTTTAAGACGGATAACATTTATGATAAAGAACATCCAAAATACTTAATTGAAGCCAACTTAACTGCTATTTATGACGACTTCACCGACAAGTTAGATACAGGCATAAATACTTTCCCTATTATCGGAACAGAAGTTTTTGTCCTTGACAATAAAGTATATAAACAGTTGCTTACTGTAACATCTGATTATAAACTTGAAATCGGGCAAAGTTTTGTTGACGATAGTTTAAAAGTAACGGCAAACCCCGATATTCTTTTTGGTAAACATCTTGGAGTTTTTGGAAATACAGGAACAGGAAAAAGTTGCACGGTTGCTTCAATTATTCAGGGTTTAAAACGTAGAGTTTATGATAAGAATAACGCCAAAATTTCTGTAAATCCTAAAGTAATAATCTTTGATGCTAATAATGAATATAGAAAAGCATTTGAAAACACAGAGTTCACAGTAAAATACATATCAAAAACCGAAATAAAGCTACCTCACAGTGCTTTAAGTATGAGTGAATATATCCAATTCTTTGAAGCTTCATCAGGAGTTCAAGCCCCAGTTTTAACAGAAGCAATAGAGGGTTTGAAAGGCAAAAAAGATTTTTTCGATTTAGATAAGTTATGCCCTAAAATTGAAAACATAGTAACGGAAAAAGCTGAGGGAAATAATTTTAGCTATTCACAATGGAGAGGTTGGGTATCGACAATGCTTAACAGAATTAATCGAGTTACTGCAAATGTAGAGCTACAAGACATTATTAATTCAGAAGAAAATATTGTAGATAACATCCTTGACAGTGATGACGAAATAACCATCATTGAAGCAGATTTTGACCGCAAGGAATTAGATATTTTAATTTTCATTTTCAGCAAGTTATTATACAGACGAGCAGTAAGAGATAAAGGGAAAAAGAATATAGTTGTTGTATTTGAGGAAGCTCATAGGTATATCAATGAAAGTGATACAGAGGACTATTCATTAGGAAATTACTACATTGAAAGACTTGCAAGAGAAGGAAGAAAATTTTGTTTAAGTCTTATTATTTCCAGTCAACGTCCATCAGAATTGTCAAAAACAGTTCTATCACAATGCAATTCTTTTATAATTCATAGGATTACCAATAGGAACGATTTAGAATTTGTGAGTAAGGTTGTAAGGGCTGATAATGTGGAACTTTTAAAAGTTATACCCGGACTTGAAAGACAATACGCAATTACAACAGGAGAAGCATTTAGTTATTCTGACATTGTTAAAATTGCAAATGCAGACCCTGTAACTGATAGTAAAGACCCTGAAGTAATTGGAAATTGGTCAACTCCTGAAAATATTGTTGCTGAAGCAACACAAAAAATAATTGTAAACGAATAG
- a CDS encoding helix-turn-helix domain-containing protein, producing the protein METFSDGFPKKFVFLTKSFKIELFKMDSLGETIRKLREEKELPLRTVAAFLDIDQAILSKIERGQRNANREQVVKLAEFFKIKENDLLVSWLSDKLVYEVADEDVALKALQVAEEKVKYQKKNKK; encoded by the coding sequence TTGGAGACTTTTTCAGATGGTTTTCCAAAGAAGTTTGTATTTTTGACAAAATCATTCAAAATAGAATTGTTCAAAATGGACAGCTTAGGCGAAACGATAAGAAAACTACGGGAAGAGAAGGAATTGCCTCTGCGGACAGTTGCGGCATTCCTTGACATTGACCAAGCAATTTTAAGCAAAATTGAAAGAGGACAACGCAATGCAAACCGTGAACAGGTAGTAAAACTTGCCGAGTTTTTTAAGATTAAAGAAAATGACTTGCTTGTGTCTTGGCTGTCTGACAAGTTGGTGTATGAGGTAGCGGACGAAGATGTGGCATTGAAAGCATTACAAGTAGCAGAAGAAAAAGTTAAGTATCAGAAAAAGAATAAGAAATGA
- a CDS encoding site-specific DNA-methyltransferase: protein MPTLHFKGKTFVQNHHLAVKYHQLVPKKEFSLTNKVSLHDNLIIQGDNLKALKALLPTYAGKVKCIYIDVPYNTGNENWVYNDNVNSPMIQEWLGKAVDIEDLTRHDKWLCMMMPRLKLLRELLSEDGVIFISCDDNELANLRVLLNEIFGENNFYSQVIVRANSRGQTYNQIAKTHEYLIVYTKNPETELFELEKDSESNDLNLNDEIGAFNVRELRNRNPKFGKHNRPNLFYPIYINPKSSDKDGFCLVSLTESKEFSEMVEPFNSQMKESCWRWGKDKVTKNVSAKTTTSNLVAKKKNDGSYGIYEKYRKTTFKPKSIWDDNSFLNETGTIELRELGLENKFDFPKPKSLVKQCIALATSEGDIVLDSFSGSGTTAQAVLELNEESGIERNFILVEMESYANELTAERTRRVIKGVKTAKSELLKKGTGGSFSYFELGDTIEMESLLRGKNLPSFTEFARYLFYTATGEEFNEKSINEKTGFIGESKNYEAYLFYKADIEWLKKNALTLELCKGLPKFKNKQRLIFAPAKYVDDHTLLDYRIDFCQLPYEIYRIQR, encoded by the coding sequence ATGCCAACACTCCATTTCAAAGGAAAAACTTTTGTGCAGAACCACCATTTGGCGGTGAAGTATCACCAATTGGTGCCGAAAAAAGAATTTAGCCTGACTAATAAAGTTTCCTTGCACGATAACCTGATTATTCAAGGCGATAATCTGAAAGCCTTGAAGGCATTACTTCCAACTTATGCAGGGAAAGTAAAATGTATTTACATTGATGTTCCTTATAATACAGGCAACGAAAATTGGGTTTATAACGACAATGTAAACAGCCCAATGATTCAAGAATGGTTAGGAAAAGCCGTTGATATTGAAGATTTGACAAGGCACGATAAATGGCTTTGTATGATGATGCCTCGCTTAAAACTATTGCGTGAACTTTTAAGCGAAGATGGCGTAATTTTCATTTCTTGTGATGACAATGAACTTGCTAATTTACGTGTGTTGTTAAATGAAATTTTTGGTGAAAATAATTTTTACAGTCAGGTAATTGTAAGGGCAAATAGCAGGGGGCAAACTTATAATCAAATTGCAAAGACCCACGAATATTTAATTGTTTATACCAAAAATCCCGAAACTGAATTGTTTGAACTTGAAAAGGACAGTGAATCAAATGATTTAAACCTTAATGACGAAATAGGTGCATTTAATGTTCGAGAACTTAGAAATCGAAACCCGAAATTCGGAAAACATAATCGTCCAAACTTGTTTTATCCAATTTACATAAACCCAAAATCAAGTGATAAAGACGGATTTTGCTTGGTCTCATTAACAGAAAGTAAAGAGTTTTCCGAAATGGTTGAACCTTTCAATTCTCAAATGAAGGAAAGTTGTTGGAGATGGGGAAAAGATAAGGTTACAAAAAACGTATCTGCAAAAACAACCACAAGCAACTTGGTTGCTAAAAAGAAAAATGATGGCTCTTATGGAATTTACGAGAAATATCGTAAAACTACTTTTAAGCCAAAATCCATTTGGGACGACAATTCATTTTTGAATGAAACAGGAACAATTGAGTTAAGGGAATTGGGATTAGAAAATAAATTTGATTTTCCAAAACCGAAATCTTTGGTAAAACAATGTATTGCCCTTGCTACAAGTGAAGGAGATATTGTTCTTGACAGTTTTTCGGGTTCAGGAACAACTGCCCAAGCAGTTTTGGAACTTAATGAGGAAAGCGGAATTGAAAGAAATTTCATCTTGGTTGAAATGGAGAGTTACGCAAATGAATTGACAGCAGAAAGAACAAGACGTGTTATCAAAGGCGTAAAAACTGCCAAAAGCGAATTGCTCAAAAAAGGAACAGGCGGTTCATTCAGTTACTTTGAATTGGGCGACACTATTGAAATGGAAAGTTTACTTAGAGGCAAAAATCTTCCTTCGTTTACAGAGTTTGCCCGATACCTTTTCTACACCGCTACAGGCGAAGAATTTAACGAAAAGTCAATCAACGAAAAAACAGGGTTTATAGGAGAAAGCAAAAACTACGAAGCGTATTTGTTTTACAAAGCAGATATTGAATGGCTCAAGAAAAATGCTTTGACTTTGGAACTTTGCAAAGGTTTACCAAAATTCAAAAACAAACAACGCTTGATATTTGCCCCTGCAAAATATGTTGACGACCATACTTTGTTGGATTACCGAATTGATTTTTGCCAGTTGCCTTACGAAATTTATAGAATACAAAGATGA
- a CDS encoding IS91 family transposase: MDAVNKRNGGAELSTVLDSQKEVFLSQKHLCPDQRKAFNDILHCRTSQMGSHSLCCDSCGTVKVCYNSCRNRHCPKCQYIKQQLWVEKLKCRLLPVRYFHAVFTVPEFLNPLFYINQRFCYNLLFECSAKAVKKTALNPAFLGVESGCLSVLHTWGQSLNYHPHIHMLVPAGGLDSDGMQWLYAGKKFFVPVKALSAVFRGLFMERLLGALEDNLLRIPEGQKELFADINSLKRESYAKMWNVYIKKTFRGAGQVVSYLGRYTHRVAISNSRILDTDGETVKFRWKDYRDNKTKTMLLACSEFVRRFMQHVLPTGFYKIRYYGILASANSNTKMNECFRLLNITREVSFYHGLSTYEVMEEIFGEEMFRCSCCKNGRMVFATPEGKANGP; encoded by the coding sequence ATGGATGCTGTCAACAAGAGGAATGGTGGGGCCGAACTCTCAACAGTCCTGGATTCCCAAAAGGAGGTCTTCCTGTCGCAGAAGCATCTGTGCCCTGATCAGAGAAAGGCCTTTAACGACATCCTCCATTGCCGGACATCACAAATGGGCTCACACAGTCTCTGTTGTGACTCCTGCGGTACGGTCAAAGTCTGCTATAACAGCTGCAGGAACCGTCACTGTCCGAAGTGCCAGTACATCAAGCAGCAGTTGTGGGTGGAAAAGCTAAAGTGCAGGCTTCTGCCTGTCAGGTACTTTCACGCCGTGTTTACGGTTCCTGAGTTTCTCAATCCATTGTTCTACATCAACCAGAGGTTCTGTTACAACCTGCTCTTTGAATGTTCCGCAAAAGCAGTAAAGAAGACTGCCCTGAACCCGGCATTTCTGGGAGTCGAAAGCGGCTGTCTGTCGGTACTCCACACTTGGGGCCAATCCCTGAACTACCACCCCCACATCCATATGCTGGTTCCTGCAGGAGGGCTTGACAGTGACGGGATGCAGTGGCTGTATGCCGGCAAAAAGTTCTTCGTTCCGGTAAAGGCCCTTTCGGCTGTGTTCCGGGGACTGTTCATGGAAAGGCTTCTGGGAGCACTGGAGGATAACCTTCTCAGGATACCCGAAGGTCAAAAAGAGCTGTTTGCCGATATCAATAGTCTGAAAAGGGAATCTTACGCAAAGATGTGGAATGTCTATATCAAGAAGACCTTCAGGGGGGCGGGCCAGGTGGTCAGCTACCTTGGCAGGTACACCCACAGGGTAGCGATCAGCAACAGCCGTATTCTGGATACAGATGGTGAAACCGTAAAATTCAGGTGGAAGGATTACAGGGACAACAAAACCAAAACCATGTTGCTTGCCTGTTCCGAGTTTGTCAGAAGATTTATGCAACATGTACTGCCAACAGGCTTCTACAAAATCCGCTATTACGGCATCTTGGCCTCGGCCAACAGCAACACCAAAATGAATGAATGTTTCAGGCTGTTGAACATAACAAGGGAGGTGTCATTTTACCATGGGCTGAGCACCTACGAGGTGATGGAGGAGATTTTCGGAGAAGAGATGTTCAGGTGTAGCTGCTGCAAGAACGGAAGGATGGTCTTTGCCACGCCCGAAGGAAAAGCAAATGGTCCCTGA
- a CDS encoding tyrosine-type recombinase/integrase: MYEEMSYRHYSPRSIKTYLSLVSVVSAHFGKSPDLISIPELKDYLFKRISLDGLSVSSINQTISAFKILFKDVLERDWDTIRIKRPRRPKLLPVVFSKEEVSLILKSIRNRKHYCLIALTYASGLRLGEVISLKPGDIDSDRMQLKVRGGKGYKDRYTLLPHKLLVQLRDYFKSYRPVTYLFEGQVPGKPYSEKSAQSVLKKAMECAGITKHASFHTLRHSFATHLLEQGTNVRIIQELLGHRSLKTTTVYLHICNLDPALIKSPLDEL; this comes from the coding sequence ATGTATGAGGAGATGTCCTACAGACATTATTCTCCCAGAAGCATCAAGACCTATCTTAGCCTGGTATCTGTAGTATCAGCTCATTTTGGAAAAAGTCCGGATCTGATCAGTATCCCCGAATTAAAGGACTACCTTTTTAAAAGGATCAGTTTGGACGGACTTTCGGTATCAAGCATCAACCAGACAATCAGTGCCTTTAAAATACTTTTCAAAGACGTGCTTGAAAGAGATTGGGATACTATCAGGATCAAACGGCCAAGACGTCCCAAGCTGCTTCCGGTTGTATTCTCAAAGGAAGAAGTGTCGCTTATCCTTAAGAGTATCAGGAACAGAAAGCACTATTGCCTGATAGCCCTTACCTACGCCTCGGGGCTCAGGCTTGGTGAGGTGATCAGTCTCAAGCCCGGCGATATAGACAGTGACAGGATGCAGCTTAAAGTGAGGGGAGGCAAGGGATACAAGGACAGGTATACCCTTCTGCCCCATAAGTTACTGGTACAGCTTCGGGATTACTTCAAAAGCTACCGTCCGGTTACTTATCTCTTTGAAGGGCAGGTGCCGGGAAAGCCATACAGCGAAAAAAGCGCACAGTCTGTTCTGAAAAAGGCCATGGAATGTGCCGGAATAACAAAGCATGCCTCTTTCCATACCCTGCGGCATTCCTTCGCCACGCACCTGCTCGAGCAGGGGACCAATGTCAGGATAATCCAGGAACTCCTGGGACACAGATCCCTTAAGACCACTACGGTCTACCTGCATATCTGCAATCTGGATCCGGCCCTGATCAAAAGTCCCCTGGATGAGCTTTGA
- a CDS encoding SIR2 family protein translates to MSYKYIYQKEEKELEFNASKPMESTAQIRNEIMSKFFLADNLNFLMSNGCSYYAGSEAINEENEKADYAKILSEHKFKTKIDEAIQKRVNELAKERPELALDKLFELKLFFESTLPNKEIAVEIVELIESFKEAFIKQFVLSIDYRKNQLHKSFLKRLLSRDSKLSKPNIFTLNYDLLFEMTAEKLGIFVNNGFTGFHERAFYPSAYQIDYHLKNPEGAKRINKSVNLFKLHGSLSWYADENKPPYGIGERQVIPVDGKIEYDQIKEGTIIYPVQSKKKHSLDLPYSEMLRQFVETLNKHNSVLIIAGYSFLDEHVNDIIANAIANPDFNLLIFSYEDEPQNNKSNFLKQLYEDAKNDTRITMFYGKYFGDFENIVNFLMPFPEMHNPMEDIFSVFQKLKKATN, encoded by the coding sequence ATGAGCTATAAATACATTTACCAAAAAGAAGAAAAAGAGTTGGAATTTAATGCCTCCAAGCCAATGGAGAGCACAGCTCAAATACGTAATGAAATAATGTCAAAATTCTTTTTGGCAGACAATCTCAATTTCTTAATGAGTAATGGTTGCTCATATTATGCAGGTTCGGAGGCAATTAATGAAGAAAATGAAAAAGCTGATTATGCCAAAATTTTATCTGAACATAAATTCAAAACAAAAATAGATGAAGCCATTCAAAAAAGAGTAAATGAATTAGCAAAAGAAAGACCTGAATTAGCCCTTGATAAATTATTTGAATTAAAATTATTTTTTGAAAGCACATTACCCAACAAAGAAATTGCAGTAGAAATAGTTGAGTTAATTGAATCTTTCAAAGAGGCATTCATAAAACAGTTTGTCTTAAGTATTGATTATCGTAAAAACCAATTACATAAATCATTTCTTAAAAGGCTTTTGTCGAGAGATAGCAAACTTTCAAAGCCCAACATTTTTACATTAAACTATGATTTATTGTTTGAAATGACTGCTGAAAAGCTTGGAATCTTTGTAAATAATGGGTTCACAGGATTTCACGAAAGAGCATTTTATCCATCTGCATATCAAATCGATTATCACCTAAAAAATCCAGAAGGTGCTAAACGCATTAACAAGAGTGTAAACCTATTTAAACTACACGGTTCATTAAGTTGGTATGCTGACGAAAACAAACCACCGTATGGTATTGGGGAACGACAAGTTATTCCAGTTGATGGGAAAATTGAATATGACCAAATTAAAGAAGGAACAATAATATACCCTGTTCAATCAAAGAAAAAGCATTCTCTTGATTTGCCATACAGCGAGATGCTAAGGCAGTTTGTTGAAACTCTAAATAAACACAATTCTGTTTTAATCATTGCGGGTTACAGCTTTTTAGATGAACACGTAAATGATATAATTGCAAACGCAATAGCAAACCCTGATTTTAACCTTTTGATTTTTTCATACGAAGATGAGCCTCAAAACAACAAATCAAACTTTCTTAAACAACTTTATGAAGATGCCAAAAATGACACAAGAATAACAATGTTTTACGGAAAGTATTTTGGTGATTTTGAAAATATTGTAAACTTTTTAATGCCATTCCCTGAAATGCATAACCCTATGGAAGATATTTTCAGTGTATTTCAAAAACTTAAAAAAGCAACAAACTAA
- the xerA gene encoding site-specific tyrosine recombinase/integron integrase, with the protein MKKIFVKNGTIDKTQMVFLEFPYDFELKELVKTFPGMDWNKKLKVWYIPYSDQRLTELIQFFKGKVWLDYSQFKKVSIPVEKIRNDLSPLDSGIGEEIIKFEQWMRNKRYSESSIKTYRDALSVFFRFLENKPITEVESSDLEKFNTEYIIAKRYSSSYQNQFVNAVKLFLVNSHNKKLNPEIISRPKKEKLLPNVLSKEEVKMILEAHKNIKHKAMLSLIYACGLRRSELLNLKIKDVDSKRRLLIVRQSKGKKDRIVPISDKIIELLRKYYKEFIPKCYLFEGKIMGGMYSEKSLESVLKQALTKSGISKPVTLHWLRHSYATHLLESGTDLRFIQEILGHKSSKTTEIYTHVSTKSLQNIKSPFDDL; encoded by the coding sequence AGATTTTTGTCAAAAATGGAACAATCGATAAAACCCAGATGGTTTTTCTGGAGTTTCCCTATGATTTTGAATTGAAGGAATTGGTCAAGACATTTCCCGGAATGGATTGGAACAAAAAACTCAAAGTATGGTATATCCCCTATTCAGACCAAAGGCTAACAGAACTTATTCAATTTTTTAAGGGAAAGGTTTGGCTGGATTATTCCCAATTTAAGAAAGTGTCCATACCTGTTGAAAAAATCAGGAATGATCTGAGTCCCCTTGATTCAGGGATAGGTGAGGAAATCATAAAATTTGAGCAATGGATGCGGAACAAAAGGTACAGTGAAAGCAGCATCAAAACTTATAGGGATGCATTATCAGTATTTTTCCGGTTTTTGGAAAACAAGCCTATAACAGAAGTTGAAAGCTCAGACTTAGAAAAATTCAATACGGAATATATCATCGCAAAGAGGTATTCGAGTTCATACCAGAACCAATTTGTCAACGCCGTCAAATTGTTTTTGGTCAATAGCCATAATAAAAAGTTAAACCCCGAAATTATCTCAAGACCAAAAAAAGAGAAATTATTGCCCAATGTACTGAGCAAAGAGGAGGTGAAGATGATATTGGAAGCTCACAAAAATATAAAACACAAGGCTATGTTGTCTTTAATTTATGCATGCGGACTAAGGAGGAGCGAACTATTAAATTTGAAAATCAAGGATGTCGATTCCAAAAGAAGATTATTGATTGTCCGACAGTCCAAAGGAAAGAAAGACCGTATCGTTCCCATATCGGATAAAATCATAGAACTCTTGAGGAAGTATTACAAAGAATTTATTCCAAAATGTTATTTGTTTGAAGGTAAAATTATGGGAGGAATGTATAGTGAAAAAAGCTTAGAAAGTGTGTTGAAGCAGGCATTGACAAAATCCGGGATTAGTAAGCCTGTTACTTTACATTGGCTTAGGCACTCCTATGCAACTCACTTATTAGAAAGCGGAACCGATTTAAGATTCATACAGGAAATTTTGGGACATAAAAGCAGCAAGACTACAGAGATTTACACCCATGTAAGTACCAAGAGTCTTCAAAATATCAAATCCCCTTTTGATGATCTTTAA